The DNA region CAAGCACGTCTCGTCGCGTCACGCCTGCGGCCTGCGCGGGCAGCGCCATCCCGATCTTCATCGCATGCTCTCCCTGTGGCTCAGCGTCCGTTGCGCGGCCCGGGCTCCAGCTCGCGCGTGGTGGCCAGGGGCCCGGTCCCCGTCCAGTAGGGCGCGCCGGCCACGAGCAGGGTCTCGGCCGGGAAGCGCGTGATGAGCTCGTGGCCCGTCTCGGTCACGACGACCTCCTCCTCGATGCGGGCCGCCGACCAGCCGTCGGTGGAGGGCCAGTACGTCTCGAGGGCCATCACCATGCCGGCCTCGATGGTCACGGGGTGGTCGAGGGAGACCAGGCGGCTGACCACCGGCTGCTCCCACCCGTTGAGCCCCACGCCGTGGCCGAACTGGAGCCCGAAGCAGGACTCCTCGTTGGGGAAGCCGAACTCCTGGGC from Candidatus Rokuibacteriota bacterium includes:
- a CDS encoding aminopeptidase P family protein, whose protein sequence is AYFDICHSFTGYRTCYYRTFAVGSASPAMGDAYKRCREDLDRAIAMIKPGITTADIASIWPRAQEFGFPNEESCFGLQFGHGVGLNGWEQPVVSRLVSLDHPVTIEAGMVMALETYWPSTDGWSAARIEEEVVVTETGHELITRFPAETLLVAGAPYWTGTGPLATTRELEPGPRNGR